In Blastopirellula sp. J2-11, a single genomic region encodes these proteins:
- a CDS encoding D-glycero-alpha-D-manno-heptose-1,7-bisphosphate 7-phosphatase, translated as MSYACGALFLDRDGTINIEREYLADPAQLELLPGAAEAIAAANRAHVPVIVVTNQSGVARGMFPESRIAEIHRRLDQLLAEQGASIDAYYYCPHHPKSASAVYRVDCECRKPRAGMLYAAASQHGLDLQESVMIGDKPSDLGIGRFAGCQTILVRTGYGHETEQQLPAAVPSLIGRFDSLLPAVEFWLHARSDKARSAA; from the coding sequence ATGTCTTACGCTTGCGGCGCCCTGTTCCTGGATCGTGACGGCACGATCAATATTGAACGCGAATACCTGGCCGATCCGGCGCAGTTAGAACTGCTGCCTGGAGCCGCCGAGGCGATCGCCGCCGCAAATCGCGCCCATGTTCCGGTAATTGTCGTCACCAACCAGTCTGGAGTCGCCCGGGGAATGTTTCCGGAATCGCGCATCGCCGAGATTCACCGGCGTCTCGATCAACTTCTGGCCGAGCAAGGAGCGTCAATCGACGCCTACTATTATTGCCCGCATCATCCGAAATCGGCTAGCGCCGTCTATCGGGTCGATTGCGAATGCCGCAAACCGCGAGCAGGGATGCTGTATGCCGCCGCGAGCCAACATGGACTCGATCTGCAGGAAAGCGTCATGATCGGCGACAAGCCATCCGATCTCGGCATCGGCCGCTTCGCCGGATGCCAAACCATTCTGGTGCGCACCGGCTATGGCCACGAAACCGAACAGCAACTGCCGGCCGCCGTTCCCTCGCTGATCGGCCGGTTTGACTCGTTATTGCCGGCCGTCGAGTTTTGGCTGCACGCCCGATCAGATAAGGCCCGCAGCGCGGCGTAG